One Pseudodesulfovibrio cashew DNA window includes the following coding sequences:
- a CDS encoding YcaO-like family protein, translated as MIELKDCVKTYTTDQDKACSPVETVTRVKGLLAEKCAGVLDKTDRVDTGRLGIPVFVSTCGPEAKRFMPTRKQMGKGASPEQAEASALMELVERFSYFTFWADEDNFTRLTWSEAQKKWPGEVMDIAMIARSVEEDISSEDAARLMDLHRWRFHPALNVATGKHEYVPLDWFKKLNEFNGSSAGNTFEESIGQGGCELVERHVCALIDRSRKVMPTIDPASYSDPVLSRLAGCFEANGVKLVLKDFSLGQPVPTVAAVAWDPKTFPGLSEIVFTAGTSSSPVKAAIRAVTEVAQLAGDFETSRVYEASGLSKFTSLDDIQWLLEGEMVPLDSLPTVEEPNIYNELMAMAEGLEKQGTPLYSVDTRHPDLMVTTNYNFVPGFDFRERTPHRSIGLFVGRILAEDAEFGDAMEGLEVVEEIYPDAYFLPFFRGLLAMRMQDVEYAVEQFREAEPMQPADAERALAAFYQGYALSQLEEWEDAVAPLGRAIELDAETKEYFNLRGVAHFKGGRYEEAAGDFRAALDIDSGSPHDLANLGLCHKFMGNDAEALDYLGAALKLDPELEYARNHYDELVQSS; from the coding sequence GTGATCGAGCTCAAGGATTGCGTTAAGACATACACCACCGATCAGGACAAGGCGTGCAGCCCCGTGGAAACGGTCACGCGCGTCAAGGGATTGCTCGCCGAGAAGTGTGCGGGCGTCCTGGACAAGACCGATCGGGTGGATACCGGCAGGCTGGGTATTCCTGTATTCGTGTCCACCTGCGGCCCCGAGGCCAAGCGGTTCATGCCCACCCGCAAGCAGATGGGCAAGGGCGCTTCGCCGGAACAGGCCGAGGCTTCGGCCCTCATGGAGCTGGTGGAGCGGTTTTCCTATTTCACCTTCTGGGCCGACGAGGATAACTTTACTCGTTTGACCTGGAGCGAGGCGCAGAAAAAGTGGCCGGGGGAAGTCATGGACATCGCCATGATCGCCCGTTCGGTGGAAGAGGATATCTCTTCCGAAGACGCGGCCCGGCTCATGGACCTGCATCGCTGGCGCTTTCATCCCGCCTTGAACGTGGCCACGGGCAAGCATGAGTATGTGCCCCTGGACTGGTTCAAGAAGCTTAACGAGTTTAACGGGTCCTCGGCGGGTAATACCTTTGAGGAGTCCATCGGACAGGGCGGATGCGAGCTGGTGGAGCGCCACGTCTGCGCCCTTATCGACCGTAGCCGCAAGGTCATGCCGACCATTGACCCCGCATCCTACTCCGATCCGGTCCTGAGCCGGCTGGCAGGCTGCTTCGAGGCCAACGGCGTCAAGCTGGTGCTCAAGGACTTTTCCTTGGGACAGCCTGTGCCGACAGTGGCGGCCGTGGCCTGGGATCCCAAGACCTTTCCGGGCCTAAGCGAGATCGTTTTTACGGCGGGAACATCTTCGTCACCGGTAAAGGCGGCCATCCGCGCCGTAACAGAGGTGGCACAGCTGGCCGGAGACTTCGAGACCAGTCGCGTGTACGAGGCCTCCGGGCTTTCCAAGTTCACCTCTCTGGACGACATTCAGTGGTTGCTGGAAGGCGAGATGGTTCCGTTGGATTCCCTGCCCACTGTGGAGGAACCCAATATATATAATGAATTGATGGCTATGGCCGAGGGGTTGGAAAAACAGGGGACGCCGCTGTATTCGGTGGACACCCGTCATCCGGATCTCATGGTCACCACCAATTACAATTTCGTCCCCGGTTTCGATTTTCGGGAGCGGACGCCTCACCGGTCCATCGGGCTTTTTGTGGGCCGTATCCTGGCCGAGGACGCCGAATTCGGCGACGCCATGGAAGGGCTGGAGGTCGTCGAGGAGATTTATCCGGACGCGTATTTTTTGCCGTTTTTCCGTGGCCTGCTCGCCATGCGCATGCAGGACGTGGAGTACGCGGTGGAACAGTTCCGCGAGGCGGAGCCCATGCAGCCCGCGGATGCGGAACGGGCTTTGGCTGCCTTCTACCAAGGGTATGCACTGTCCCAACTGGAAGAGTGGGAGGACGCCGTGGCGCCGCTCGGGCGGGCTATTGAACTTGACGCCGAGACCAAGGAATACTTCAACCTGCGTGGCGTGGCGCACTTCAAGGGCGGGCGCTACGAAGAGGCTGCCGGGGATTTCCGGGCCGCGTTGGACATCGACTCCGGTTCACCTCATGATTTGGCCAATCTCGGTCTATGTCACAAGTTCATGGGTAACGATGCCGAGGCCCTGGATTACCTGGGCGCGGCCCTCAAGCTTGATCCGGAACTGGAGTACGCCAGGAATCATTACGATGAACTCGTGCAATCCTCATAG
- a CDS encoding SHOCT domain-containing protein produces the protein MILNTIPNLVSGFFDFLDSPAWRAWPFNSGYGEQIGPAIARMAFVALIFAVIILFLRVLFGPKGIFRDKEMDREAAEEVRRERAELEERFAKGDISEMEFNTKMKSLKD, from the coding sequence ATGATTTTAAACACCATCCCCAATTTAGTCAGCGGCTTTTTTGATTTTCTCGACAGCCCGGCCTGGCGTGCCTGGCCGTTCAATTCCGGCTATGGAGAACAGATCGGCCCGGCCATCGCGCGTATGGCCTTCGTGGCCCTCATCTTCGCTGTGATCATCCTCTTCCTGCGCGTCCTGTTCGGGCCCAAAGGCATCTTCAGGGACAAAGAAATGGATCGGGAGGCGGCAGAGGAGGTTCGCCGCGAACGGGCTGAGCTCGAGGAACGCTTTGCCAAGGGGGACATTTCCGAAATGGAATTCAACACAAAGATGAAGTCTCTCAAGGACTGA
- a CDS encoding sterol desaturase family protein translates to MPYESSLRLGVFFLVLAIMAAAETLRPRKRLTAPRFRRWFSNLSVVLIATLLVRFLIPLVPTGLAVTLAERGWGLFNFLSLPQWLTFLPSVLLLDALIYGQHVLFHHQRLLWRIHRMHHADVDIDASTGIRFHPIEIFLSMLIKLAAIALLGPPPAAVLTFELVLNGCAMFNHANVKLPLGLDATLRLLVVTPDMHRVHHSTHPHEFNANFGFSFPWWDRLFGTYKAQPDEGHETMVIGLNILRDPKYLSLPNMLAIPFL, encoded by the coding sequence ATGCCCTACGAATCGTCACTCCGCCTCGGCGTCTTTTTCCTCGTCCTGGCCATCATGGCGGCAGCAGAGACGCTCCGGCCCAGAAAACGGCTCACCGCGCCCCGCTTTCGCCGTTGGTTCTCCAATCTCTCCGTGGTGCTGATCGCCACACTCCTGGTCCGATTCCTTATTCCCCTGGTCCCCACCGGACTGGCCGTCACTCTGGCGGAACGGGGCTGGGGACTCTTCAACTTTCTGAGCCTCCCGCAGTGGTTAACCTTCCTGCCCTCAGTGCTCCTGCTCGATGCATTGATCTACGGGCAACATGTCCTCTTCCATCACCAGCGCCTGCTGTGGCGAATCCACCGCATGCACCACGCGGATGTGGATATTGACGCCTCCACCGGCATCCGGTTTCATCCCATCGAAATTTTCCTTTCCATGCTCATCAAACTGGCAGCCATTGCCCTGCTCGGCCCTCCTCCTGCCGCCGTACTGACCTTCGAACTCGTGCTAAACGGTTGCGCCATGTTCAACCACGCCAACGTAAAACTCCCCCTCGGCCTGGATGCGACGTTGCGTCTCCTCGTGGTCACGCCCGACATGCACCGGGTCCACCACTCCACCCACCCCCACGAATTCAACGCCAACTTCGGCTTCAGCTTTCCCTGGTGGGACCGCTTGTTCGGCACCTATAAGGCCCAGCCGGACGAAGGGCATGAGACGATGGTCATCGGCCTGAACATCCTAAGGGACCCCAAATACTTATCCCTTCCAAACATGTTGGCCATCCCCTTTCTCTAG
- a CDS encoding NAD(P)/FAD-dependent oxidoreductase: protein MSESTIYDVTILGSGPAGLQAAIHASRKKAKTLMLGRMDNSSLYWAHIENYCCQLKISGEEVLKTGRDQAASFGTEFRDEDVLSLEPDGDLFALGLESGDQIFSKTVILATGSSRNKLKVPGEKELLGKGVSYCVDCDAGFYKGEVVAVAGCRSAAAGGAVALTNFASEVHLYCEELDVADGLREQLSKKGVHVHEGMQIKEIQGENAVESVLLDDGSTQAVTGVFIELGAKGVLELTAMLGIQLDESMKYIETDKKQRTNIPGIYAAGDICGPPLQMAKAVGEGCVSGIEAATYAKNRDKK from the coding sequence ATGTCCGAATCCACCATATACGACGTCACCATTCTCGGCTCCGGTCCCGCCGGCCTGCAAGCGGCCATTCACGCCTCGCGCAAGAAGGCCAAGACCCTCATGCTCGGACGTATGGACAACAGCTCCCTGTACTGGGCCCACATTGAAAACTATTGTTGCCAACTCAAGATCTCCGGTGAAGAAGTCCTGAAGACCGGGAGAGACCAGGCCGCCAGCTTCGGCACGGAATTCCGCGACGAGGATGTTCTGTCCCTGGAGCCCGACGGCGATCTCTTTGCCCTCGGCCTGGAGTCAGGCGACCAGATCTTCTCCAAGACCGTGATTCTCGCCACCGGCTCCAGCCGCAATAAGCTCAAGGTTCCAGGTGAAAAGGAACTCCTGGGCAAGGGCGTATCCTACTGCGTGGACTGCGACGCCGGTTTCTACAAGGGTGAGGTGGTGGCCGTGGCCGGCTGCCGCAGCGCGGCCGCAGGCGGCGCAGTGGCCCTGACCAACTTCGCCAGCGAAGTACATCTCTACTGCGAGGAACTCGATGTGGCGGACGGACTGCGCGAGCAATTGTCCAAGAAGGGTGTGCATGTTCACGAAGGCATGCAGATCAAGGAAATCCAGGGTGAAAACGCGGTCGAATCCGTGCTGCTTGATGACGGCTCCACCCAGGCTGTGACCGGCGTGTTCATCGAGCTTGGCGCAAAGGGCGTGCTCGAACTGACCGCCATGCTCGGCATCCAACTGGATGAAAGCATGAAGTACATTGAAACGGACAAGAAGCAGCGCACCAACATCCCTGGCATCTATGCCGCGGGCGACATCTGCGGCCCGCCGCTTCAGATGGCCAAGGCCGTGGGCGAAGGCTGCGTGTCCGGCATTGAGGCCGCGACCTACGCAAAGAATCGGGACAAGAAGTAA
- the rpmE gene encoding 50S ribosomal protein L31, whose product MKNDIHPKTYKAKIRCHCGYEAELLSTKGEEIEVEICSNCHPFYTGKQRFVDTAGRIDRFRKKYAAFDKNKAAK is encoded by the coding sequence ATGAAAAACGATATTCATCCCAAGACTTACAAGGCCAAAATTCGTTGTCACTGCGGCTACGAGGCCGAACTGCTGTCCACCAAGGGCGAAGAGATCGAGGTCGAAATCTGCTCCAATTGCCATCCGTTCTACACTGGCAAGCAGCGTTTCGTGGACACCGCCGGCCGTATCGATCGTTTCCGCAAAAAGTACGCCGCGTTCGACAAGAACAAAGCTGCAAAGTAA
- a CDS encoding class I SAM-dependent methyltransferase gives MAAKEYDLDQPMDKLIDLAVNKFGEVEFQDVSVGGDPFKVLQIKHMQRYIDKLMDKTRSGKTVALPLWAKLWPADMVMAHSLSKFPLADGASVLEIGGGSALAGLTLARRGCEVTVTDTDPDALLFARINALKNDLGEKVRVVPSDFKASLGSRFDCVVGCELLYDEPLFDLLAGFIDGHLAEGEGGEVFLSLDLKRAARNFFHASGELFKIMKSTATFKDGESGEDKPVNLFRFMRK, from the coding sequence TTGGCTGCGAAAGAGTATGATCTGGACCAGCCCATGGACAAACTGATCGACCTGGCCGTGAACAAGTTCGGCGAGGTCGAATTTCAGGATGTGTCCGTGGGTGGCGACCCCTTCAAAGTGCTGCAAATTAAACACATGCAGCGGTATATTGACAAACTCATGGACAAGACCCGCTCCGGCAAGACTGTTGCCTTGCCGCTATGGGCCAAGCTTTGGCCCGCAGATATGGTCATGGCCCACTCTCTGTCCAAATTCCCCTTGGCCGACGGTGCTTCGGTGTTGGAGATCGGGGGCGGTTCGGCCCTGGCCGGATTGACTCTTGCCCGCAGGGGCTGTGAAGTCACGGTAACGGATACGGACCCGGATGCGCTCCTGTTTGCCCGTATCAATGCCCTGAAGAACGACTTGGGCGAGAAGGTGCGTGTGGTGCCGTCCGACTTCAAGGCTTCACTGGGGTCCCGTTTCGACTGCGTCGTGGGCTGTGAATTGCTCTACGACGAGCCCCTCTTCGACCTGCTCGCCGGATTTATCGACGGTCACTTGGCTGAAGGCGAGGGGGGCGAGGTGTTTCTTTCCTTGGACCTCAAGCGGGCCGCGCGCAACTTCTTCCATGCCTCAGGTGAGCTGTTCAAGATCATGAAGTCCACAGCCACATTCAAGGATGGCGAGTCCGGTGAGGATAAACCGGTCAACCTGTTCCGTTTCATGAGGAAGTAG
- a CDS encoding TusE/DsrC/DsvC family sulfur relay protein, translating into MAVVEFQGATFEVDEDGFLQKFEDWTPQWVEYVKDSEGIKEISEDHQKVIDFLQDYYKKNGIAPMVRILSKVTGFKLKQIYELFPSGPGKGACKMAGLPKPTGCV; encoded by the coding sequence ATGGCTGTTGTTGAATTCCAGGGTGCTACCTTTGAAGTTGATGAAGACGGTTTCCTGCAGAAATTTGAAGACTGGACCCCGCAGTGGGTTGAGTACGTCAAGGACTCTGAAGGTATCAAGGAAATCTCCGAAGACCACCAGAAGGTCATTGACTTCCTGCAGGACTACTACAAGAAGAACGGCATCGCCCCGATGGTTCGTATCCTCTCCAAGGTTACCGGCTTCAAGCTGAAGCAGATCTACGAGCTGTTCCCGTCCGGCCCCGGTAAGGGAGCCTGTAAGATGGCTGGCCTGCCCAAGCCCACCGGCTGCGTCTAG
- the prfA gene encoding peptide chain release factor 1 → MFGKLEEIETKFVDLEKELAEPEIFNDQDRYKKVSKAHADLGDIVKVFREYKLVSQDIEDNRELLHDSDPDIQEMAKAEIEELEPQLPELEDKLKILLLPKDPMDEKNIILEIRAGTGGDEAALFASDLYRMYSRYAEANRWKVEEMSSNTTGSGGLKEVIASISGEKVYSKLKYESGTHRVQRVPATESQGRIHTSAVTVAIMPEAEEVDVDIRNEDLRVDVFRASGPGGQSVNTTDSAIRITHVPTGLVVICQDEKSQHKNKAKAMKVLRSRLLQLEQEKAKAEEDAARRSQVGSGDRSERIRTYNFPQGRVSDHRINLTLHSLAKVMEGELEELTDALISHFQAEAMKRQGE, encoded by the coding sequence ATGTTTGGCAAGCTTGAAGAAATCGAGACAAAGTTCGTGGACCTGGAAAAGGAGCTCGCCGAGCCCGAAATTTTCAACGACCAGGACCGATACAAGAAGGTCTCCAAGGCGCATGCCGATCTCGGTGATATCGTCAAGGTGTTCCGCGAGTACAAGCTGGTATCGCAGGATATCGAGGACAACAGGGAACTCCTGCACGACTCCGATCCGGATATTCAGGAGATGGCGAAAGCCGAGATAGAGGAATTGGAGCCCCAACTGCCCGAGTTGGAGGACAAGCTCAAGATCCTGTTGCTGCCTAAGGATCCCATGGATGAGAAGAACATCATCCTGGAAATTCGTGCGGGCACCGGTGGGGACGAGGCGGCCCTTTTCGCATCTGACCTCTACCGTATGTATTCCCGATACGCCGAGGCGAATCGCTGGAAAGTCGAGGAGATGAGCTCCAACACCACTGGGTCGGGCGGACTCAAGGAAGTCATTGCCTCCATTTCCGGTGAAAAGGTCTATTCCAAGCTCAAATACGAGTCCGGCACCCATCGCGTGCAGCGTGTGCCTGCCACCGAGTCCCAGGGACGCATCCACACCTCGGCCGTCACTGTGGCGATCATGCCCGAGGCGGAAGAGGTCGATGTGGATATCCGCAACGAGGATCTGCGCGTGGACGTGTTCCGTGCTTCCGGTCCCGGTGGTCAGTCGGTCAACACCACTGACTCGGCAATCCGCATTACCCACGTTCCCACCGGCCTGGTTGTCATCTGCCAGGATGAGAAGTCCCAGCACAAGAACAAGGCCAAGGCCATGAAAGTGCTGCGTTCCCGCCTGCTCCAACTCGAACAGGAAAAGGCCAAGGCCGAGGAAGACGCCGCCCGCCGCAGCCAGGTCGGGTCCGGTGACCGCTCCGAGCGCATCCGCACTTACAACTTCCCTCAGGGCCGCGTGTCCGACCATCGCATCAACCTGACCCTGCACTCCCTGGCGAAGGTGATGGAAGGAGAGTTGGAAGAGCTGACCGACGCCCTCATCAGCCACTTCCAGGCCGAGGCCATGAAGCGGCAGGGCGAGTAG
- a CDS encoding TIM44-like domain-containing protein, with product MGGGDKDNTRPGQWTRQDKGESGTESGGKVLRPMDRYDAARQMWGHLSSEKSSDESAAPSPVAASGQIGFDENEFLEGAKLFFSRFQQANSEKEIEDLRVFLSDEVYANAVLKAQQFPDERIEVMLVDARLMELKSEGGQTLATVFYDAQISRGESGGQPGHVRAVWEFSRDDDVENGLWTLEKINKVDQ from the coding sequence ATGGGAGGGGGCGACAAGGACAACACCCGTCCCGGCCAGTGGACGAGGCAGGACAAGGGCGAGAGCGGGACTGAATCGGGCGGTAAGGTCCTTCGGCCCATGGATCGTTACGACGCGGCACGGCAGATGTGGGGTCATCTGAGCTCGGAGAAGTCTTCGGACGAGTCCGCCGCGCCATCGCCTGTAGCCGCGTCCGGCCAGATCGGGTTTGACGAGAACGAATTTCTGGAGGGCGCCAAGCTCTTCTTTTCCCGTTTCCAGCAGGCCAATAGCGAGAAGGAGATTGAAGATCTGCGGGTCTTTCTCTCCGACGAGGTGTACGCCAATGCCGTGCTCAAGGCGCAGCAGTTCCCCGACGAGCGAATCGAGGTCATGCTGGTGGACGCCCGGCTGATGGAACTGAAGTCCGAGGGCGGGCAAACCCTGGCCACGGTGTTTTACGATGCCCAGATAAGCAGGGGAGAGTCGGGCGGACAGCCCGGCCATGTCCGGGCCGTTTGGGAGTTTTCCCGCGACGACGATGTCGAGAACGGCCTGTGGACCCTCGAAAAAATCAATAAAGTAGACCAGTAG
- a CDS encoding response regulator: MAQKKNSKAYGCFTNVMIVSGVDVHAKRDQANINMFGAKHVHVFSEGASAVDHLCDNRIDLVLCDSDLGDMSGIKFAQIVRKNMSGRPLPIIMITLENRKDYVLDSIAAGCIGYILRPYSMDTFEKYLILANQLDSYPEIEEMELQEAKDMVERGDFDEAIEAFEELISYQDEAQKYYDMGCQFMFQGKYGKAIVAFKKAVKINDLFAEAYKGLADAYKGKGNMEEFKKFLRKAAEVHAQFDRLEEAKSLFIEILKYDSETPNPFNTLGVNLRKQGDYPGAIHAYSQALELTPNDENIYFNMAKAHFFMGRLEEASKEVTMSLRMNPAFLEANKLFQRIHGKQWEADKEQVFQQRPQVEGTRESAKDVDP, encoded by the coding sequence ATGGCGCAGAAGAAAAACAGCAAGGCATACGGGTGCTTCACCAATGTGATGATCGTCAGCGGCGTGGATGTCCATGCCAAGAGGGATCAGGCCAACATCAACATGTTCGGCGCCAAGCACGTGCACGTGTTCTCCGAGGGCGCCAGTGCTGTCGACCATCTCTGCGACAACCGCATTGACCTTGTCCTGTGCGATTCCGACTTGGGCGACATGAGCGGCATCAAGTTCGCCCAGATCGTTCGCAAGAACATGTCCGGCAGGCCGCTACCCATCATCATGATCACGCTGGAGAACCGCAAGGACTATGTCCTCGACTCCATTGCCGCCGGGTGCATCGGCTACATCCTCCGACCCTATTCCATGGACACCTTCGAAAAGTATCTCATACTGGCGAACCAACTCGACAGCTACCCGGAAATCGAGGAGATGGAGTTGCAGGAAGCCAAGGACATGGTGGAGCGCGGCGACTTCGACGAGGCCATCGAGGCCTTCGAGGAGCTCATTTCCTACCAGGACGAGGCCCAGAAATACTACGACATGGGCTGCCAGTTCATGTTCCAGGGCAAGTACGGCAAGGCTATCGTGGCCTTCAAGAAGGCGGTCAAGATCAATGATCTGTTCGCCGAAGCCTACAAGGGCCTGGCCGACGCCTACAAGGGCAAGGGCAACATGGAGGAATTCAAGAAATTCCTGCGCAAGGCAGCCGAGGTCCATGCCCAGTTCGATCGGCTTGAGGAAGCCAAATCACTGTTCATTGAGATCCTCAAGTACGACTCGGAAACGCCCAATCCGTTCAACACTCTCGGAGTCAACCTCCGCAAGCAGGGAGACTATCCAGGCGCCATTCACGCATACTCGCAGGCCCTGGAACTGACGCCCAACGATGAAAACATCTACTTCAACATGGCCAAGGCCCATTTCTTCATGGGCAGGCTGGAAGAGGCTTCCAAGGAAGTGACGATGTCCCTCAGGATGAATCCCGCTTTTCTGGAAGCCAACAAACTCTTTCAACGCATTCACGGCAAGCAGTGGGAAGCCGACAAGGAACAGGTCTTCCAGCAGCGCCCCCAGGTCGAGGGCACCAGGGAATCCGCCAAGGACGTCGACCCGTAA
- a CDS encoding DUF1385 domain-containing protein: MHLRGLFALAAPQAVGGQAVIEGVMMRAKDNLAIAIRKSDGEIITEVRPWFSLAVHPWLKKPFLRGFPVLMETMVNGIKALNFSAIQAADDDEEEGELTSWHLILTMVLALGAALGLFVVLPHFLSVGMEFLGLAGDVDSLSFHLWDGIIKMIVFVGYILAISLIPDIKRVFQYHGAEHKVIWTWEDGRELSPSATHFYSRLHPRCGTAFLLFVLAISILLYAILVPYLLLVYSPEHFVVKHLYIVGLKLFLMIPVSNIAYEVIKFAGKHSKSILCKILCWPGLMMQILTTKEPDDSQIEVAIAALQCAVNAEEC; the protein is encoded by the coding sequence TTGCATCTGCGAGGACTATTCGCCTTGGCGGCTCCCCAGGCCGTGGGAGGGCAGGCCGTAATCGAAGGCGTGATGATGCGCGCCAAGGACAATCTTGCCATCGCCATCCGCAAGTCGGACGGTGAAATCATCACCGAGGTTCGTCCCTGGTTTTCCCTTGCTGTGCATCCCTGGCTCAAGAAGCCTTTCCTGCGCGGTTTTCCTGTGCTGATGGAAACCATGGTCAACGGTATCAAGGCCCTCAATTTTTCAGCCATACAGGCCGCCGATGACGATGAGGAAGAGGGCGAACTGACCAGTTGGCACCTCATCCTGACTATGGTCCTCGCCCTCGGTGCAGCCCTCGGGCTGTTCGTGGTCCTGCCGCACTTCCTGTCCGTGGGCATGGAGTTTCTCGGTCTTGCCGGCGATGTGGATTCCCTGAGTTTTCACCTCTGGGACGGCATTATCAAAATGATCGTCTTCGTGGGGTACATTCTCGCCATTTCCCTCATCCCGGATATCAAGCGGGTCTTCCAGTATCACGGGGCCGAGCATAAGGTTATCTGGACCTGGGAGGATGGACGCGAACTTTCTCCGTCTGCGACCCATTTTTACAGCCGCCTGCATCCGCGCTGCGGAACCGCCTTTCTCCTGTTCGTTCTGGCGATCTCCATACTGCTTTACGCCATCCTGGTGCCGTATCTGCTCCTGGTTTATTCTCCCGAACATTTTGTCGTGAAACACCTGTACATCGTAGGCCTGAAGCTGTTTCTCATGATTCCGGTCTCCAATATCGCCTATGAGGTCATCAAGTTCGCCGGGAAGCACAGCAAGAGCATCTTGTGCAAGATTCTCTGCTGGCCGGGCCTGATGATGCAGATCCTGACCACCAAGGAACCGGACGACAGTCAAATCGAAGTGGCCATTGCCGCCTTGCAGTGCGCCGTTAACGCCGAGGAGTGCTAG
- a CDS encoding HD domain-containing protein — protein MTLASHIDFLTAFAERHFTGDPSRDDMIRLKLEHSLRVLDNGERILDGEGIDGHTATLARLATLYHDTGRFPQLAIYGTFKDQDSVNHARLGVLTLRSLDLPCGIAPDDWRTIRLAVAQHNVKTIRDSLPEPAGLITKVVRDADKLDILKVMIEFFSGELNDPTITHGFKEIPGQYSDRIYDAVMAEEPGDYRDIKCANDFKLLIAGWIYDFNFASAISIASRRGLIERIFSFLPKDKKIQYLEEKINKFIHYNAA, from the coding sequence ATGACCCTCGCGTCGCACATCGACTTCCTGACAGCATTCGCCGAGCGGCATTTCACGGGAGATCCCTCCCGCGACGACATGATCCGTCTCAAGCTGGAGCACTCCCTGCGGGTGTTGGACAACGGCGAACGGATCCTCGATGGCGAGGGGATTGACGGTCACACGGCCACGCTGGCCAGGCTGGCCACGCTGTATCACGACACCGGACGCTTTCCCCAGCTCGCCATCTATGGCACCTTCAAGGACCAGGATTCAGTCAACCATGCCAGGCTCGGGGTCCTCACCCTGCGATCCCTCGACCTTCCCTGCGGCATTGCACCGGATGACTGGCGCACCATCCGCCTGGCAGTGGCCCAGCACAACGTCAAGACTATCAGAGACAGCCTGCCCGAGCCGGCAGGTCTGATCACCAAGGTCGTCCGGGATGCCGACAAGCTCGATATTCTCAAGGTCATGATCGAATTCTTTTCCGGCGAATTGAACGACCCGACCATCACCCACGGTTTCAAGGAAATTCCAGGACAATACTCGGACCGGATATACGACGCGGTCATGGCGGAGGAGCCTGGTGATTACCGGGACATAAAGTGCGCTAACGATTTCAAGCTGTTGATCGCGGGCTGGATCTACGATTTCAACTTCGCTTCCGCCATCTCCATCGCATCCCGCAGAGGCCTGATCGAAAGAATCTTTTCATTTTTGCCAAAAGATAAAAAGATTCAATACCTTGAAGAAAAGATAAACAAATTCATCCATTATAATGCCGCATAG
- a CDS encoding response regulator gives MRILIVEDEFTSRKLLTALLADYGQCDTASDGVECVDIFTKALDEGKPYDLLCMDIMMPNKDGHQALKEIRAIESQRGIPPSQESKVIMVTALNDPKTVVKAYYKGGAAAYLPKPIEVETLTAILRDLALID, from the coding sequence ATGCGAATTCTTATAGTGGAAGACGAATTCACCAGCCGCAAGCTGCTCACGGCGTTGCTGGCGGATTACGGGCAGTGCGATACGGCTTCCGATGGTGTGGAGTGCGTTGATATTTTCACCAAGGCTCTGGACGAAGGCAAGCCGTACGACCTGTTGTGCATGGATATCATGATGCCCAACAAGGACGGGCACCAGGCGCTCAAGGAGATCCGGGCCATTGAAAGCCAACGGGGCATTCCACCCTCCCAGGAGTCCAAAGTGATCATGGTCACTGCCCTTAATGATCCCAAGACCGTGGTCAAGGCCTACTATAAGGGAGGCGCGGCGGCCTATTTGCCCAAGCCCATTGAGGTGGAGACTCTGACGGCCATTTTGCGCGATCTGGCATTGATAGACTGA